CCGGGCGTTTCGATCAGGAAGGTGGAATGGCCGACATAGGTGATCGACACCTCCTCCCCTGCGGCCTGGGCCGGGAAAATCGGTGGCGTGAAGCTTGCAAAAGTAGCTGACGGCAGCGCGCCGGCAATCGCCTGGCACTGGCTGACCCTCGGCACCGGGGTTGCCGATTGGGCATGGGCCTTCATTGGCCAGAGGGTATGCAAAAGCACGATCGCGGCAAATGTGTAGATGGCATAACGCAGCATCATGCACCTCGCTTGCAAGGATTTGCACGGCGCAGGATAGGCATGAGCGACATCAGGTAAAGCGGATTGCGCGCCGGCTATTTCACAATCGCGTCATCGCCAGGCTCAGGCGCGAACGGCTTAGGAGGCGAGCCCGGTGTCATCTCACTCCCAGAACGCCGGAATACTTTCAGCAAGACGTGGGCCGATTCGAAGTGGAGCCACGGCTTCTGCAAGGCCGGTGCGATCGGAGATTTCGACACCGAGGCCGCAGATCGTCGCGGGGCCGGACGCTGCCTCGAAGCGGCCCTTCGGCATCTTGGAGATGAACCGGTTGAGCGGTTCTTCCTTTTCCATGCCGAGCGAGCTGTCATAGTCGCCACACATGCCGGCATCGCTCATATAGGCGGTGCCGCCATTGAGGATCTGGTGATCGGCGGTCGGCACATGGGTATGGGTACCGACCACGAGGCTGGCGCGGCCATCGACGAAGTGGCCGAAGCATTGCTTTTCGCTCGTCGCTTCGGCGTGGAAATCGAAGATGATGGCATCGGCCTGCTCCTTCAGCGGACATGCCGCAAGGATCGCCTCGGCCGACTTGAAGGGATCGTCAAGCTCCGGGTGCATGAACACCCGGCCCATGATATTGGCGACCAGCACGCGCGCGCCGTTGCGGGCGAAATAGAGGTTGGAACCGCGTCCGGGCGTCCCCGCCGGATAGTTGGCAGGTCGCAGGAACTGGTCGTGCCGTTCGCAGAACACCACGGCCTCCTTCTGGTCCCAGACGTGATTGCCGGTGGTGACGACATCGGCACCGGCATTGATGGTTTCGAGGAAGATTTCCTCGGTGATGCCGAAGCCGCCGGCGGCATTCTCGCCGTTGACGATGACGAAATCGAGCTTCAGGTCGCTGACGAGGCCGGGCAATCGATCCCAGACCGCCGTACGGCCGGTCTTGCCCACCATGTCACCCAGAAACAGAAGTCTCATCCGTCGATCCCCGATCCAAAAATACGAAAGCCGCTTTCCGTCAGCATGGCATCGAGCGCCACGTCATGCGGTTCGGCGGGCACTGATGCCACTTCCTGGCAGTCGAATGCAATCCCGATCAGCTTCGGTGTCTTACCTTTGGCCCGCAATCGGTCGATCGCCCGGTCGTAATAGCCGGCGCCGTAGCCTATGCGATGGCCGCCTCTATCGAATGCCGAAAGCGGCACCAGCATGATGTCCGGATCCAGCACGGCAGCATCCGGTCCCGGCCCTGACGTCCCGAAGCCCGTCCCGATCATATCCGCAGCCTGCGAAAACGCGCGAAAGACGATAGTCTCCTTGTCGATGATGGCCGGCAGGCAAAGCCGCGCGCCCCGCTCCTGCAAATGCACCATCAGCGGGCGAACATCGATTTCCGAGCGTATGGGCCAGAAGCCGGAAACCACCGTGTCCGGCGAAAGCTCGATCGCTTCTCCCGCATGCTCAAGGATGGACAGGCTTGCTGCAATGCGCGCCTGGGGATCGAGAGCATCGCGCAGAGCAAGCCGCTCCTTGCGCAGATTATTTTTCAGTTCCCTGGGTGTCACTGGAATAGAGCCCCTGATGTCATCGTCTTCTCTCCGGATCTGTCGTGTCCCCGGCGCAATAAACTGCAACCTGCGCAACTTTTTAAGCCCGCGCAACGTCTTGCTCGAAATGAAACATGGTTAGCAGTCTGTTCATCATCCTGCGGGGTTTCGCTGTCCAAGCCCGATCGAGCGGTGCAAGAACAAGCGAAATCAGCAGAAACACAGTTCGGTGGCCACGGGGTTTTTCCGCGGAGAGCTGTAGAAATGGGAATGGCATGTCCATGAAGGACAATTTGCTTCAGGAACTCAATGCACTGGAATTGCGGTGCCTTGCGCTCGCGGCCCGTGGACGGACCCGCAACGACATCACCCTCGAAACCGATATTTCCCACGACCGCATTGATGATGCATTCGTCTCGGCCATGCGCAAGCTGCAAGCCGGCAACGTGGCGGAAGCAATCTTCCGCGCCGCGCGCATGGACCTTATTTCCTGATACCCCAGTCGAAATTATCATCTCTGCGCGCGCAGCACGCGTTGTCGTTCGTGATAAAATCCAGGGAAAAGGGAAAAGTGCGATCCACGACAACCGATGGATGTTTACGATCCTGGGTGCCTACAAACGTAGGTGGGCGCCATATGTCCAGGCCCACGAGCCTGGTCAGGGACAGCTCCCGTTGGATCGAGTATGGCCCCAGGGATTGTGGTTCCTGTCGGGAAGCGCAGACCGCATCGGGAATATAGTGTGCTTTCGGGATGGGCGCCAGTGGTCCCCGGAAACTAATCGGACCATCAGCGAAAAGCTTCGGCCTCCCCTCCCCGAACATGAAGATGGTCTCGTCAGGCCGAAGGCTTGGCG
This genomic stretch from Pararhizobium capsulatum DSM 1112 harbors:
- a CDS encoding 5-formyltetrahydrofolate cyclo-ligase, which encodes MTPRELKNNLRKERLALRDALDPQARIAASLSILEHAGEAIELSPDTVVSGFWPIRSEIDVRPLMVHLQERGARLCLPAIIDKETIVFRAFSQAADMIGTGFGTSGPGPDAAVLDPDIMLVPLSAFDRGGHRIGYGAGYYDRAIDRLRAKGKTPKLIGIAFDCQEVASVPAEPHDVALDAMLTESGFRIFGSGIDG
- a CDS encoding transcriptional regulator, with the protein product MKDNLLQELNALELRCLALAARGRTRNDITLETDISHDRIDDAFVSAMRKLQAGNVAEAIFRAARMDLIS
- a CDS encoding TIGR00282 family metallophosphoesterase, whose amino-acid sequence is MRLLFLGDMVGKTGRTAVWDRLPGLVSDLKLDFVIVNGENAAGGFGITEEIFLETINAGADVVTTGNHVWDQKEAVVFCERHDQFLRPANYPAGTPGRGSNLYFARNGARVLVANIMGRVFMHPELDDPFKSAEAILAACPLKEQADAIIFDFHAEATSEKQCFGHFVDGRASLVVGTHTHVPTADHQILNGGTAYMSDAGMCGDYDSSLGMEKEEPLNRFISKMPKGRFEAASGPATICGLGVEISDRTGLAEAVAPLRIGPRLAESIPAFWE